The Thermanaerovibrio acidaminovorans DSM 6589 genome contains a region encoding:
- the xth gene encoding exodeoxyribonuclease III yields the protein MSIFKVVTFNVNSIKARVPIVEALLDREGPDVLCLQETKTVDREFPREIFEARGYRVLVRGMKAYNGVAAAIRGEEQDSFAGFPSGEEMDPYRLLGVRLDGMWLVNCYVPQGKEIDHPDYAYKLRFLSRLAELVRELEGDGEVLLVGDLNVAPTEADVTNPKNKADHVCFHRDVREAFEGLLGAGLVDVFRRHRPGEGEFSFWDYRVKGALERNIGWRIDHILATRGLADRSVDSAVLRDYRAMERPSDHGPVMGVFEL from the coding sequence TTGTCAATTTTCAAGGTGGTAACCTTCAATGTCAACTCGATAAAGGCCCGGGTCCCCATAGTGGAGGCCCTTCTGGACCGGGAAGGGCCTGATGTGCTTTGCCTTCAGGAGACCAAGACGGTGGACCGGGAGTTCCCACGGGAGATCTTCGAGGCCAGGGGCTACCGGGTCCTCGTGAGGGGCATGAAGGCCTACAACGGGGTGGCGGCGGCGATCCGGGGGGAGGAGCAGGACTCCTTCGCGGGCTTCCCCTCCGGGGAGGAGATGGATCCCTACAGGTTACTTGGGGTTAGGCTTGACGGGATGTGGCTGGTTAACTGCTACGTGCCCCAGGGGAAGGAGATAGACCATCCGGACTACGCCTACAAGCTGAGGTTCCTGTCCCGACTGGCGGAGCTGGTGCGGGAGCTCGAGGGGGACGGGGAGGTGTTGCTGGTGGGGGATCTGAACGTGGCTCCCACCGAGGCGGACGTGACCAACCCGAAGAACAAGGCGGATCACGTGTGTTTTCACCGGGACGTGAGGGAGGCCTTCGAGGGGCTCCTGGGGGCGGGGCTGGTGGACGTGTTCCGCCGGCACCGACCCGGGGAGGGGGAGTTCTCCTTCTGGGACTACCGGGTGAAGGGTGCCCTGGAGCGGAACATAGGCTGGAGGATAGATCACATCCTGGCCACCCGGGGCCTGGCGGACCGTTCGGTGGACTCGGCGGTGCTGAGGGATTACCGGGCGATGGAGCGCCCGTCGGATCACGGGCCAGTCATGGGGGTGTTCGAGCTTTGA
- a CDS encoding GHMP kinase — MAVASLRGTVGEWIQGWILPDGEALVSLTVEWRGSVRAFRGGGRSRLAPKAHRALMLAREAFGVDDASVEVENPLRPALGLGTSTMDVGGVIASCGALGGREVSEEELFRMCCSVEPSDGTMFRGLALVDHINGRLIERLPEPPEMWLAALLPYRTLDTEAYRRDRGLLKAVRDRAQRHAKAYQVFKRGLLEGNSRKVAAAATMSSIIQQAIMPREEWPLLLSACRERKGIGIAVAHSGTASGVIFKDPVSAEACREFIASRWDLGEVRVVRACGGGVDVDVRG, encoded by the coding sequence ATGGCGGTGGCGTCCCTCAGGGGGACAGTGGGGGAGTGGATACAGGGGTGGATCCTGCCGGACGGGGAGGCGCTGGTGAGCCTCACGGTGGAGTGGCGGGGCAGCGTAAGGGCCTTTCGCGGGGGAGGCAGGAGTCGCCTGGCGCCCAAGGCCCACCGGGCGCTGATGCTGGCCCGGGAGGCCTTCGGGGTGGATGACGCCTCGGTGGAGGTGGAGAACCCCCTTCGTCCCGCCCTGGGACTTGGGACCTCCACCATGGACGTGGGGGGGGTCATAGCCTCCTGCGGGGCCCTTGGGGGCCGGGAGGTGTCGGAGGAGGAGCTTTTCAGGATGTGCTGTTCGGTGGAGCCCTCGGACGGCACCATGTTCCGCGGCCTGGCGCTGGTGGACCACATAAACGGCAGGCTCATCGAGCGCTTGCCGGAGCCGCCGGAGATGTGGCTGGCGGCGCTTCTGCCCTACCGGACATTGGACACCGAGGCTTACCGGCGGGACCGAGGGCTGCTCAAGGCGGTGAGGGACAGGGCACAGCGGCACGCCAAGGCCTACCAGGTGTTCAAGCGGGGTCTCCTGGAGGGGAACTCCAGGAAGGTGGCGGCGGCGGCCACCATGTCGTCCATAATCCAGCAGGCCATAATGCCTCGGGAGGAGTGGCCCCTGTTGCTCTCCGCCTGCAGGGAGAGGAAGGGAATAGGTATAGCGGTGGCCCACTCGGGCACCGCCAGCGGGGTGATATTCAAGGATCCCGTCTCCGCCGAGGCTTGCCGGGAGTTCATCGCCTCCCGGTGGGACCTGGGGGAGGTGAGGGTGGTTCGGGCCTGCGGAGGGGGGGTTGACGTGGATGTACGAGGGTGA
- a CDS encoding DUF4234 domain-containing protein, whose product MYEGDVRLDRVHLLVAILLTWVTLGLYPAYWIYSRRGAFNAMGPRRVDDLLGIAPLGMAILSLVFAVLGRSADLATGVLDGLMSLVGGVIMIVVSFRFRENLRSWVRERERSPLAADSVAKSGLMTFLFGPLYIQYHINRLKDAGLL is encoded by the coding sequence ATGTACGAGGGTGATGTGAGGTTAGATAGGGTTCACCTTCTGGTTGCGATCCTTTTGACCTGGGTAACACTGGGGTTATATCCCGCTTATTGGATCTACTCGAGGCGCGGCGCATTCAACGCCATGGGGCCTCGGCGAGTGGACGACCTCCTTGGAATAGCTCCCCTTGGGATGGCGATCCTGTCGCTGGTGTTTGCAGTTCTTGGTAGAAGCGCTGACTTGGCAACGGGTGTCCTCGATGGCCTGATGTCCCTGGTTGGCGGGGTGATCATGATAGTGGTTTCCTTCCGGTTCCGGGAGAACCTGAGGTCTTGGGTGAGGGAGAGGGAGAGGAGCCCATTGGCGGCGGACTCGGTGGCGAAGTCGGGTTTGATGACCTTCCTCTTCGGGCCTCTGTATATTCAGTATCATATTAATCGGTTGAAGGACGCGGGGCTGCTCTAG